In a single window of the Natronosalvus caseinilyticus genome:
- a CDS encoding helix-turn-helix domain-containing protein has protein sequence MSEKNNVIIPSPTSSGKSHNGATTRWRTTEAAGDSPVIHLHWRKDSRNKACEKSEEHNVEYRELLGRKEACTTCAGEHNDVIKTPTGEPASDWLDKQVGKRENTLSNAHNYLANYNGGELPCSPCPSINQWKGVPYDEDGNITTDVIHATHNFSYVPGLVNGANIFFDEQPDFKRSIGDRDADNMTRSRFQDIITAWLKKIESPVTSWEMFVSLATDGFDELEHVLKNPPSVDVDWFIEGENAHALAPALSEAAYYAYDCEKNRTERRVGWATNDITRFDTSKHNDPRYSRTRITLIVDDDNRPVAYWNVPELGNARSIICLDAWPSIHEWKMNIGDGISVERIVTDEEFRQWRKFERGLEVVQIGHGTRPASTDFAVDEYTDPKRQQTVVESLHNKYGSAFRSAIYPRAMDDQFSEFLPEGFETILYGREKSNNAFSDESIGLVTNSIDPGDDYVLDLLAARGFDAEPETWDCIDCPGEECPICGGEPNRKPGRNFVGPDADKAKDILDGVRKNTTAQAIGRWARKSDSPRALVFVRTSAAPDLMVDTTIEPAWKFTEKQKAVVDFLKINQDGTVKEVADAADVSKDTARRTMNRLEDHGVMMSGPDPTDPNRIRYVLIGTIPEYGILDLNRL, from the coding sequence ATGAGTGAGAAGAACAACGTCATCATTCCTTCCCCAACGTCGAGTGGGAAGTCGCACAACGGGGCCACTACCCGGTGGCGGACAACTGAGGCGGCTGGTGATAGTCCAGTCATCCACCTTCACTGGCGAAAGGACTCTCGCAATAAAGCGTGTGAGAAGAGTGAGGAACACAACGTCGAATACCGAGAACTACTCGGGCGCAAAGAGGCGTGCACTACGTGCGCCGGGGAGCACAACGACGTTATAAAGACGCCTACAGGGGAGCCAGCTAGTGACTGGCTCGACAAGCAGGTGGGCAAGCGAGAGAACACGCTCAGCAACGCCCACAACTACCTCGCCAACTACAACGGCGGGGAGCTTCCGTGCTCCCCGTGTCCTTCGATCAATCAGTGGAAAGGCGTTCCGTACGACGAAGACGGAAACATCACTACGGACGTGATCCACGCAACCCACAACTTCTCTTATGTGCCGGGACTGGTGAACGGGGCGAATATCTTCTTTGACGAACAGCCCGATTTCAAGCGGTCGATCGGGGATCGGGACGCTGACAACATGACACGTTCGCGGTTCCAGGACATCATCACCGCCTGGTTGAAGAAGATCGAGTCACCGGTCACGTCCTGGGAGATGTTCGTATCGTTGGCCACAGATGGATTCGACGAGCTCGAACACGTGCTCAAGAACCCACCGTCGGTAGACGTGGACTGGTTCATTGAAGGAGAAAATGCCCACGCTCTGGCCCCTGCACTCTCTGAGGCCGCGTACTACGCATATGACTGTGAAAAAAACCGCACCGAACGTCGTGTGGGATGGGCAACCAACGACATCACTAGGTTCGACACCAGCAAACACAACGATCCGCGATACAGCAGAACTAGGATCACACTGATTGTCGACGACGATAACCGGCCTGTGGCGTATTGGAACGTCCCCGAACTCGGGAACGCTCGGAGTATCATCTGTCTCGACGCCTGGCCATCTATTCACGAGTGGAAGATGAACATCGGTGACGGGATCTCCGTGGAGCGGATAGTGACTGACGAAGAGTTCCGACAGTGGCGCAAGTTCGAGCGTGGTCTCGAAGTGGTCCAGATCGGCCACGGTACCCGCCCCGCGTCCACCGACTTCGCCGTCGATGAGTACACCGACCCCAAACGCCAGCAAACCGTTGTCGAGTCGCTCCACAACAAATATGGGTCAGCTTTCCGGTCGGCTATCTATCCACGAGCGATGGATGATCAGTTTTCCGAGTTTCTCCCAGAGGGCTTTGAGACCATATTATACGGTCGGGAAAAAAGTAACAACGCGTTCAGTGACGAATCTATTGGTCTGGTTACCAATAGTATCGATCCCGGTGACGACTACGTTCTCGACCTGCTCGCCGCCAGAGGATTCGATGCTGAACCGGAAACGTGGGACTGTATCGACTGCCCGGGGGAGGAGTGCCCAATCTGCGGGGGTGAGCCGAACCGCAAGCCCGGCCGCAACTTCGTCGGCCCTGATGCCGACAAGGCCAAAGACATCCTTGACGGCGTTCGGAAGAACACGACCGCCCAGGCGATCGGCCGGTGGGCGCGGAAGAGTGACTCGCCGAGAGCGTTGGTCTTCGTCAGGACATCGGCCGCCCCAGACTTGATGGTCGACACCACGATTGAACCGGCTTGGAAGTTCACCGAGAAACAGAAGGCGGTCGTCGACTTCCTAAAGATCAACCAGGATGGCACCGTGAAGGAGGTCGCCGACGCCGCCGATGTCTCAAAAGACACTGCACGGCGGACGATGAACCGACTGGAAGACCATGGCGTCATGATGTCCGGTCCGGACCCGACCGATCCGAACCGGATTCGCTACGTGTTGATCGGCACCATACCTGAATACGGTATCCTAGACTTGAACCGGCTTTAG